The Paenibacillus tianjinensis genome has a window encoding:
- a CDS encoding ABC transporter ATP-binding protein, producing MSSSRISGLCIKELQVEYKSGQVALGQVNLTLPEHGIYTIIGPSGSGKSTLLRAIAGLLPDYTGELLFNGKPVHDKDILVGLVPQNYGLLPWKTVHGNIHIAMKITGAAGGDKAEREARITHWLSSMGIADLADRYPLSLSGGQQQRVAIARAFAILPKIMLLDEPFSALDAVTREALQQIFLDNWLAHPATALFVTHDVDEAILLGQRIIILPAGKEDSLEVLDNAVVFGMKHEEKRESNEFFEQTKRIRKVMQEKW from the coding sequence ATGTCCAGTTCAAGAATTAGCGGACTTTGCATCAAAGAGCTCCAGGTTGAGTACAAGAGCGGCCAGGTGGCACTGGGTCAGGTCAATCTGACTCTGCCGGAGCACGGGATTTATACGATTATCGGGCCTTCCGGCAGCGGGAAATCGACGCTTCTGCGGGCGATTGCCGGCCTGCTGCCGGATTATACAGGAGAGCTGCTGTTTAACGGCAAACCTGTTCATGACAAAGATATCCTGGTCGGGCTTGTTCCGCAGAACTACGGATTACTGCCCTGGAAGACCGTTCATGGCAATATCCATATCGCGATGAAAATTACCGGGGCTGCCGGGGGAGACAAAGCGGAGCGGGAAGCGCGGATTACGCACTGGCTTAGCTCCATGGGAATAGCGGATCTGGCGGACCGTTATCCGCTCTCACTGAGCGGAGGCCAGCAGCAGCGGGTAGCGATCGCCCGGGCCTTTGCCATTTTGCCGAAGATTATGCTGCTGGACGAGCCGTTTTCGGCCCTGGACGCCGTGACGCGTGAAGCGCTGCAGCAGATTTTTCTCGACAATTGGCTTGCCCATCCGGCAACGGCGCTGTTCGTCACGCATGATGTGGACGAGGCTATCCTGCTGGGACAGCGGATTATCATCCTGCCTGCGGGCAAGGAGGATTCGCTGGAAGTTCTGGATAATGCCGTAGTGTTCGGGATGAAGCATGAGGAGAAACGGGAAAGTAATGAGTTCTTTGAGCAGACGAAACGGATCAGAAAGGTAATGCAGGAGAAATGGTGA
- a CDS encoding Ger(x)C family spore germination protein, translating to MFKLRLIPAILLLLLLAGCKSDERILEKLGMVQTASYDLMDDKRLKVTYCVPVTDPTSKVRRELMTTVSDSLKSARLQFSRQTDLKVVSGQVRETLYGTKLAKEGLGDYIDTLLRDPSIALGVRVTLVEGDAGDLLSKTFKSHNDTGRYITHLLDKESYGNSVPATTLYEFSRDFNDDGIDPVAPIVKDGGDKVVIEGVAMFQEDRYVMRIPAKDGIIFALFRDDLRQGEAAINLGEKDGKPVVVMLSSILNKRKIKVHQLAGGRFKVDIYASIQGSVLEYTGEEKINESKARHELEQKISEYITAKADKMVAQMQEHDIDSLGIGSYVRNGLTYKEWISLNWKKVYPEIEVKCHTKVLIKDYGKYS from the coding sequence ATGTTTAAGCTGCGGCTAATTCCTGCGATTCTACTTCTGCTGCTGTTAGCCGGCTGCAAAAGCGATGAGCGGATACTTGAAAAGCTGGGGATGGTCCAAACGGCAAGCTATGATCTCATGGACGATAAACGGCTCAAGGTGACTTACTGCGTTCCGGTTACAGATCCCACCTCGAAGGTCCGCCGTGAACTCATGACGACTGTAAGCGACAGCCTAAAATCAGCGCGGCTGCAGTTCTCCCGGCAAACTGATCTGAAGGTGGTCAGCGGGCAGGTAAGAGAGACCTTATACGGAACGAAGCTGGCAAAAGAGGGTTTAGGCGATTATATCGATACACTCCTGCGGGATCCCTCTATCGCGCTGGGGGTCAGAGTAACCCTGGTTGAGGGGGATGCAGGAGATCTGCTGTCCAAGACGTTCAAGTCCCATAACGATACGGGGCGCTATATCACTCATCTGCTGGATAAGGAATCTTACGGCAATAGTGTCCCGGCCACCACCCTATATGAGTTCTCCAGGGACTTCAACGATGACGGCATTGACCCTGTAGCTCCGATTGTGAAAGACGGGGGAGACAAAGTGGTCATTGAAGGAGTTGCCATGTTTCAAGAGGACCGGTATGTGATGAGGATTCCGGCCAAGGATGGAATTATCTTTGCCCTGTTCCGCGATGATCTCAGGCAGGGGGAAGCCGCAATTAACTTAGGGGAAAAGGATGGCAAGCCAGTGGTCGTCATGTTAAGCTCCATATTAAACAAACGAAAGATCAAAGTGCATCAACTGGCCGGCGGGCGGTTTAAGGTTGACATCTATGCTTCCATCCAAGGCTCGGTACTCGAATACACCGGAGAAGAGAAGATTAATGAGAGCAAGGCACGTCATGAATTAGAACAGAAGATATCTGAATATATCACGGCCAAAGCTGATAAGATGGTGGCGCAGATGCAGGAGCATGACATAGACAGCCTGGGAATCGGATCATATGTGCGGAACGGGCTGACCTACAAGGAATGGATAAGTTTAAATTGGAAAAAAGTGTATCCTGAGATAGAGGTTAAGTGTCATACCAAAGTACTCATCAAAGACTACGGCAAATATAGCTGA
- a CDS encoding GerAB/ArcD/ProY family transporter, with the protein MPEKLSPFHIAILVYMTQSGIVIFTLPRSLADYFGTNGWLVIIPCLLLSSFNIYLINLVFRLGKGRSIFEIMEQSVPKGILYPFYVCLTAVWLVFGCMIGKKYVLLFQMLAFPTTNPMLFKLAIDVLAFMMLIKGIYKMSNAVTLFFWMTIWMFGLLLWFFPSFRWARFTPFILHGGHDQVKGAVEVYAAYLGYELSILLFPYVNKSKGKKSMAAIYAGNVFLSFVYICLSLICFGFFGPGQLKKLLYPVLDLLAYIQLPFIERLENLLYGFFLFLVLVTVVMYWWAAQLTIQRIVPKMKTPVLLVILLGISYCISFVPKTLDQVNVWITNLGYAVTGIAFVLPLLLIMILLIQRKGGASHV; encoded by the coding sequence ATGCCAGAAAAGCTTAGTCCCTTTCATATTGCCATTCTTGTGTACATGACTCAGTCGGGAATCGTGATCTTTACCCTGCCGCGTAGTCTGGCGGATTATTTCGGAACGAACGGCTGGCTTGTAATCATCCCGTGTCTGCTGCTGTCGTCATTCAATATTTATTTGATTAATCTGGTTTTTCGGCTGGGGAAGGGACGTTCCATCTTTGAAATTATGGAGCAGTCGGTTCCGAAGGGGATCCTGTATCCTTTCTACGTCTGTTTAACAGCAGTTTGGCTTGTTTTTGGCTGTATGATCGGCAAAAAATATGTGCTGCTCTTTCAAATGCTGGCTTTCCCGACAACCAATCCGATGCTGTTCAAGCTGGCTATCGACGTGCTCGCCTTTATGATGCTGATCAAAGGAATCTACAAGATGTCCAATGCGGTAACCCTTTTCTTTTGGATGACTATCTGGATGTTTGGACTGCTGCTCTGGTTCTTCCCCTCTTTTCGCTGGGCGAGGTTTACTCCGTTCATTCTTCACGGCGGGCATGACCAGGTAAAGGGGGCGGTGGAGGTGTATGCCGCTTATTTGGGCTATGAGCTGTCCATTCTGCTATTCCCGTATGTGAACAAGAGTAAAGGTAAAAAGTCGATGGCGGCCATTTATGCCGGAAATGTTTTTTTATCGTTCGTCTACATCTGTCTGTCGCTGATCTGTTTCGGCTTCTTCGGCCCGGGTCAGTTAAAAAAGCTGCTGTATCCCGTGCTGGACTTACTGGCCTATATCCAGTTGCCGTTTATTGAACGGCTGGAAAACCTGCTCTACGGTTTTTTTCTGTTTTTAGTCCTGGTCACGGTTGTGATGTATTGGTGGGCGGCGCAATTGACTATACAAAGAATTGTTCCAAAGATGAAAACACCGGTACTTCTGGTCATTTTGCTGGGCATCTCCTATTGTATTTCTTTTGTTCCCAAGACGCTGGATCAGGTCAATGTCTGGATTACTAACTTGGGCTATGCGGTGACGGGTATTGCCTTTGTCCTCCCCCTGTTATTGATCATGATCCTGCTTATTCAACGGAAAGGAGGGGCTTCCCATGTTTAA
- a CDS encoding ABC transporter permease, producing MNKRITRVLRLLFVFLCMNLVWYIVYLLMNHPILPSPGSVYKAMFQLEGREVLLNVGYSLLRIFEGVLLALVIGLLIGLLMGRSTLWNKLLDPVVYLTYPIPKIALLPVVMLFFGLGETSKVLMIMLILLFQIIISVRDGVKAIPENTYDVLTSIGAGTVQKFWNVTLPGALSVILSTIRISLGTAISVLFFTEIYGTEHGMGYFIMDAWLRLDYPEMYAGIMLFSLVGFVLFLLVDLLDYKFMKWRR from the coding sequence ATGAACAAGCGGATTACCCGTGTGCTGCGGTTGTTGTTTGTCTTTTTATGCATGAATCTGGTCTGGTATATCGTCTACCTGCTGATGAATCATCCGATTCTGCCCAGTCCGGGTTCGGTCTACAAGGCGATGTTCCAGCTGGAAGGCCGGGAAGTTCTGCTCAACGTCGGCTATAGCCTGCTGCGGATTTTTGAAGGCGTTCTGCTGGCGCTGGTCATCGGTCTCCTGATTGGACTGCTGATGGGACGTTCAACGCTGTGGAACAAATTGCTCGATCCGGTCGTCTATCTGACCTATCCGATTCCGAAGATTGCCTTGCTGCCGGTGGTCATGCTGTTCTTCGGGCTTGGGGAAACCTCCAAGGTACTGATGATTATGCTCATTCTGCTGTTCCAGATCATTATTTCCGTACGTGACGGGGTCAAGGCAATTCCCGAGAACACCTATGATGTACTGACCAGTATCGGTGCCGGCACGGTCCAGAAATTCTGGAATGTGACGCTGCCCGGCGCACTGTCAGTCATTCTCAGCACAATCCGGATTTCGCTCGGTACGGCGATATCAGTGCTGTTCTTCACCGAAATCTACGGCACCGAGCATGGCATGGGCTACTTCATCATGGATGCCTGGCTGCGGCTGGATTATCCGGAAATGTACGCGGGCATTATGCTGTTTAGCTTAGTTGGCTTTGTATTGTTCCTGCTGGTGGATCTGCTGGACTACAAGTTTATGAAATGGCGGCGTTAA
- a CDS encoding winged helix-turn-helix transcriptional regulator, which translates to MKQYNLGIEATLEIIGGKWKALIVCLLISGTKRTSELQRSIPGISQKVLIQQLRELEQDGIIGRHVYSQMPPKVEYYISEYGITANEIINQMCTWGRANIERRQQQGEEVELLENES; encoded by the coding sequence ATGAAGCAATATAACTTAGGCATTGAAGCAACACTTGAAATTATCGGAGGGAAATGGAAGGCTCTGATTGTATGTTTATTAATTTCCGGCACCAAAAGAACAAGCGAATTGCAGCGCAGTATTCCGGGAATTTCGCAAAAAGTGCTGATCCAGCAGCTGCGTGAGCTTGAACAGGATGGAATCATCGGCAGACATGTATACTCTCAAATGCCTCCCAAAGTGGAGTATTACATAAGCGAGTATGGAATTACAGCGAATGAAATTATTAACCAAATGTGCACCTGGGGCAGAGCTAACATTGAACGGAGACAACAGCAGGGTGAGGAAGTCGAGTTGCTGGAGAATGAATCCTGA
- a CDS encoding cellulase family glycosylhydrolase encodes MPKKKSFLSLAFTTLLLLALITPGVSAASADQTAKAKPATSAMQSYVDAMQPGWNLGNTLDATGADETSWGNPKVTQELIKKIADQGYKSIRIPVTWDVHIGAAPNYTIEAAYLARVQQVVDWALNEKLYVMINLHHDSWLWISGMEKKHDEVLARYNAAWTQIAAKFKNYPDKLMFESVNEPRFTDGGTTDEAKATQMLTELNKSFHSIVRSSGGKNAERPLVLPSLESSPTQERMDVLYQTITGLKDPNLIATVHYYGFWPFSVNIAGYTKFDADTQNDIIQTFDKVHATFTAKGIPVIVGEYGLLGFDKNTGTIEQGEKLKFFEFLANYLREKRITSMLWDNGQHFGRTTYKWSDPQLFTMMKNSWSTRSATAESDLIYLKKGEEVKDVTVSLNLNGNKLTSLSASGGKLKKGTDYTLNGDKLTLKAAKLKSLTSSGKLGVNAVLTAGFNKGSDWTFNLIVSSTPVLSSTQGTTASFKIPTNFNGDILATMEAVYVSGGNAGPQNWTSYKEFAYTFSPSYNTGEISLQENFFKEANDGEIILKFHFWSGEIVSYKITKSGTTVTGAAQ; translated from the coding sequence ATGCCTAAGAAGAAATCATTTCTATCACTAGCGTTCACTACGCTGCTACTGCTCGCACTGATAACGCCGGGTGTATCGGCAGCATCTGCAGATCAGACGGCCAAAGCAAAACCTGCAACATCCGCGATGCAATCCTATGTTGATGCCATGCAGCCGGGCTGGAACCTCGGCAATACGCTCGACGCTACCGGGGCTGATGAAACGTCATGGGGCAATCCGAAAGTCACTCAGGAGCTGATCAAAAAAATCGCCGACCAGGGGTACAAAAGCATCCGCATACCGGTAACCTGGGATGTTCATATTGGGGCGGCTCCGAACTATACTATAGAAGCTGCTTATCTTGCCAGAGTTCAACAGGTAGTGGACTGGGCACTGAATGAAAAACTGTATGTGATGATCAATCTTCATCATGATTCCTGGCTGTGGATCAGCGGGATGGAGAAGAAGCATGATGAGGTGCTGGCCCGCTACAATGCAGCCTGGACCCAGATTGCGGCGAAGTTTAAGAACTACCCCGATAAGCTGATGTTCGAGAGCGTCAACGAGCCGCGTTTCACCGATGGGGGAACTACAGACGAAGCTAAAGCGACTCAAATGCTGACAGAGCTGAATAAGTCCTTCCACAGCATCGTAAGAAGCTCGGGCGGGAAGAATGCGGAACGTCCGCTGGTGCTTCCTTCGCTTGAATCCTCTCCGACCCAGGAACGGATGGATGTACTCTACCAGACCATCACCGGACTGAAAGACCCTAATCTGATTGCGACGGTACATTATTACGGCTTCTGGCCGTTCAGCGTCAATATTGCCGGATACACCAAATTTGACGCCGACACGCAAAATGACATTATCCAGACCTTTGATAAGGTGCATGCTACCTTCACCGCCAAAGGCATTCCTGTCATCGTAGGCGAATACGGACTGCTAGGCTTCGACAAGAATACAGGAACGATTGAGCAGGGGGAAAAGCTGAAGTTTTTTGAATTCCTGGCCAACTATCTGAGAGAAAAACGGATTACCTCTATGCTGTGGGATAACGGCCAGCATTTTGGACGCACGACGTATAAATGGTCCGATCCCCAGCTGTTTACGATGATGAAGAACAGCTGGAGCACACGTTCGGCAACTGCTGAAAGCGATCTCATTTATTTGAAAAAAGGTGAAGAAGTTAAGGATGTCACGGTTTCGCTGAACCTGAACGGCAACAAGCTGACCTCGCTCAGCGCGTCAGGCGGCAAGCTGAAGAAAGGGACAGATTATACTCTGAACGGAGATAAGCTGACACTCAAGGCTGCCAAGCTGAAGAGCCTCACGTCTTCCGGCAAGCTGGGCGTAAATGCAGTCCTTACGGCCGGGTTCAACAAAGGTTCCGACTGGACCTTTAATCTCATTGTTTCCAGTACACCTGTCCTTAGCAGCACCCAGGGAACAACAGCTTCCTTTAAAATCCCTACAAATTTCAACGGTGATATATTAGCGACCATGGAAGCCGTATATGTCTCCGGCGGCAATGCAGGACCGCAGAACTGGACCTCCTACAAGGAATTTGCTTATACGTTTAGTCCTTCCTACAATACGGGAGAGATCAGCCTGCAAGAGAACTTCTTCAAAGAAGCGAACGATGGTGAAATCATTCTTAAATTCCATTTCTGGAGCGGTGAGATTGTGAGCTACAAGATTACCAAAAGCGGAACAACCGTTACCGGTGCGGCTCAATAA
- a CDS encoding sensor histidine kinase — protein MKITLLFFLGTTLIQLVLLNRYFFALLGSSQQNKLQTTFHYLLSGIIIYLSSISFFPVVITGSLSMCSAFIISWCYPARIESKLIFSIVYVILGFVAETLSYGLISQFHLSSDAIDLSNEQTRLPILLLSSLIFFLFIVFIKLFKRQRDYKLNTWYYLILAVINIVSLFILHTLFFYAQENNMYIYSAIAVLLINVTIIYLFDELIESFQMKDELQRLHKQTEYQNTSYQKISNSFQMTKRIIHDTNKHFIYIRACIQAGEREKALGHISKTLQAMKNSYFTIATGNLVIDSLLNNAINISNERNIQITHHISIENLDMIDPFDLCIVIGNILDNAVEAAQLLPTPAERFIFIRIFTQYQMLTIYSENSYTPCNKRRIKKNNELHGVGLLNIRQITERYGGHLTVTASETFKTIVVLPINRGV, from the coding sequence ATGAAAATAACCTTACTGTTCTTTCTAGGAACGACTCTCATACAGCTCGTTCTATTGAATCGCTATTTTTTTGCTTTGCTCGGTTCTTCTCAACAAAATAAACTGCAAACAACTTTTCATTATCTGCTGAGCGGAATTATCATTTATTTATCCTCAATCTCCTTTTTTCCTGTTGTCATAACAGGTTCATTATCAATGTGCAGTGCATTTATCATCTCTTGGTGCTACCCTGCCCGGATAGAATCGAAATTGATTTTTTCAATTGTATACGTCATTTTGGGTTTCGTAGCGGAAACCCTGTCATATGGACTCATTTCGCAATTTCATCTTTCCTCTGATGCTATAGACTTAAGCAATGAACAAACACGCTTACCCATTTTATTGCTATCATCACTTATTTTTTTCTTGTTCATTGTATTCATCAAGTTATTTAAAAGACAACGGGACTACAAGCTGAACACCTGGTACTATCTTATACTGGCTGTCATCAATATAGTTAGTCTGTTTATCTTACATACGCTTTTCTTCTATGCACAAGAAAATAACATGTATATTTATTCAGCCATTGCTGTCCTGCTAATCAATGTTACTATCATCTATTTATTTGATGAATTAATTGAAAGCTTCCAGATGAAGGATGAGCTGCAAAGATTACATAAACAAACTGAGTATCAAAATACCAGCTATCAGAAAATTTCAAACTCCTTTCAAATGACCAAACGAATTATCCATGATACGAATAAGCACTTTATTTATATTCGCGCCTGCATTCAAGCAGGGGAAAGGGAAAAGGCACTTGGTCATATTAGCAAAACTCTACAGGCGATGAAGAATTCTTATTTCACGATAGCTACAGGTAACTTGGTTATTGATTCTTTACTAAATAATGCAATAAATATTTCTAATGAGAGAAATATACAAATAACACATCATATAAGTATAGAGAATCTGGACATGATAGATCCTTTTGACCTGTGCATAGTAATCGGTAATATTTTAGACAATGCAGTTGAAGCGGCTCAACTTCTTCCTACCCCTGCGGAACGTTTCATATTCATTCGAATCTTCACGCAGTATCAAATGCTAACCATTTATTCCGAAAATTCATATACCCCTTGCAACAAGAGGAGAATAAAGAAAAATAATGAGCTACACGGAGTAGGCCTGCTCAATATCCGGCAGATCACTGAAAGATATGGAGGTCATCTTACCGTAACGGCCAGTGAAACATTTAAAACTATAGTTGTCCTTCCTATAAACCGAGGAGTCTAA
- a CDS encoding NAD(P)H-dependent oxidoreductase, which yields MKTLVILAHPDIEASRVNKRWKQELLQHPDEISIHELYKQYPDWNIDVVREQKLLEAYSHVIFQFPLYWYSYPPLLKKWLDDVFTHGWAYGSNGRKLQGKKLGLAMSIGDKKENYLPAGSVSFTVDEVIAPFKASAIHVGATALPHFAVFGASFQVSDKEIDQSAADYIEYIVQHR from the coding sequence ATGAAGACTTTAGTGATCCTGGCACATCCGGATATAGAAGCTTCGAGAGTGAATAAAAGATGGAAACAGGAGCTACTTCAGCATCCGGACGAGATTTCGATTCATGAGCTCTATAAGCAGTATCCGGACTGGAACATAGATGTAGTAAGAGAACAGAAGCTGCTGGAAGCCTACAGCCATGTCATTTTTCAGTTTCCGTTGTACTGGTATAGTTATCCGCCCTTACTAAAAAAGTGGCTGGATGATGTATTTACCCATGGATGGGCCTACGGTTCAAACGGCAGGAAGCTGCAGGGTAAAAAGCTGGGATTAGCGATGTCGATCGGTGATAAGAAGGAGAATTATCTGCCTGCGGGTTCTGTTTCTTTTACGGTAGATGAAGTTATTGCCCCTTTCAAAGCCAGTGCAATCCATGTCGGCGCAACTGCACTACCTCATTTTGCTGTCTTCGGGGCTTCTTTTCAGGTGAGCGATAAAGAGATTGATCAGAGCGCGGCGGATTATATTGAATATATTGTGCAGCATAGATAG
- a CDS encoding ABC transporter substrate-binding protein, translating to MKRKNWKHLMMLFMLVAAVGMVAAGCGNNNTASGGSNTGSANTGGAAATEAPAEAAVVTLGLLPSIDAIPFIIAHEQGFDKEHNVNLDIQTFKSAKDRDVAFQAGKVDGISADLVAISIYNEAGLDVKITSTTTGEFDLLTGNDEIQDVKDLKGKTVILSKNTSTQYTVAMMLKQAGLSEADITVSEVPQIPTRLELLKNKKADAAVLPEPFVTMGESAGLRVLSSTHSAGVNPFVLAFPQSVIDAKPQAIRDMYAAYNEAVEYMKSHDQAEYMDLIIKEVGYPETLKDEIKVPEYQPANQVDVKEVEAAFAWARETGLLTKNISAEDVISDVQFKN from the coding sequence ATGAAAAGAAAGAACTGGAAACACCTGATGATGCTGTTTATGCTGGTCGCTGCGGTAGGCATGGTTGCGGCAGGCTGCGGCAATAACAATACAGCAAGCGGCGGCAGCAATACAGGCTCGGCCAATACAGGGGGAGCGGCTGCTACTGAGGCTCCGGCGGAAGCGGCAGTCGTCACACTGGGCCTGCTGCCTTCGATCGATGCCATTCCATTTATCATCGCCCATGAGCAAGGCTTCGACAAGGAGCATAACGTCAATCTGGATATTCAGACCTTCAAGAGTGCCAAGGACCGCGACGTGGCGTTCCAGGCAGGCAAAGTAGACGGCATCAGCGCCGATCTGGTGGCCATCTCGATCTATAATGAAGCCGGTCTGGATGTGAAGATCACAAGTACAACAACTGGTGAATTTGACCTTCTGACCGGTAACGATGAGATTCAGGATGTGAAGGATCTGAAGGGTAAAACCGTTATTTTGTCCAAGAACACGTCCACTCAATATACAGTAGCGATGATGCTGAAGCAGGCGGGCCTGAGCGAAGCGGATATCACCGTGAGTGAAGTGCCGCAGATCCCGACCCGTCTGGAGCTGCTTAAGAACAAGAAAGCCGATGCCGCTGTGCTGCCGGAGCCTTTTGTGACCATGGGGGAATCCGCTGGCCTGCGCGTGCTTAGCTCTACACATTCTGCTGGGGTCAACCCGTTTGTGCTCGCCTTCCCGCAAAGCGTAATTGATGCCAAACCGCAGGCAATCCGCGACATGTATGCTGCTTATAATGAGGCGGTAGAGTATATGAAATCTCATGACCAGGCGGAATATATGGATCTGATTATTAAAGAAGTAGGCTACCCGGAAACATTGAAAGACGAGATTAAGGTACCTGAATACCAGCCGGCGAACCAAGTGGATGTGAAGGAAGTGGAGGCAGCCTTTGCCTGGGCACGGGAGACAGGACTGCTGACCAAAAATATATCGGCTGAAGATGTGATCTCCGATGTCCAGTTCAAGAATTAG
- a CDS encoding spore germination protein translates to MSLMAQNPLSLGHILEEFDQCADLNHRSYPEVEIDVLYFSHSVDSVLFMREIQEPFSKTRLDEVDRLLQQSQFTPAKDPKQVVIGILEGNVGVFHRGMVYLLDVFSPETRGVQQSETETIIAGPHDAFVESALTNISLVRGRLKSPHLKIRKYAVGEVSKTAVYLLYIKDIANPKFVDDMERRIQTIETDALNDGGMLTQFIEDMPNSVFPQFLTTERPDVIASKLAAGRVVAIVDNSPTAVSAPAAFFEFFSSPDDYYQRWALGTALRLLRYMALLITITFTALYVSVTTFHYEMIPEALLRTLAESRNRVPFPPVYEALLMEIMIELLREAGARLPTKIGQTIGIVGGIVIGQAAVQAGLTSNVLIIAVASSAIASFVIPSYMMSASIRLIRFGIIILTGVWGNMGLVMGIAAVVIHLSGLTSLGTSYVIPVAPMKSGDWKDVFIRAPFSMLRTRPSQSATSNRVKQTNRK, encoded by the coding sequence ATGAGTTTGATGGCGCAGAATCCGCTTTCGCTTGGACATATTCTTGAAGAGTTCGATCAATGCGCCGATTTGAACCACCGTTCTTATCCGGAAGTGGAGATTGATGTTTTATATTTTTCGCATTCTGTGGACAGTGTCTTATTTATGAGAGAAATACAGGAGCCCTTTTCCAAAACTCGGCTGGATGAGGTTGACCGGCTGCTTCAGCAGTCGCAATTTACGCCAGCGAAAGATCCCAAACAGGTTGTAATCGGCATCCTGGAAGGCAATGTAGGTGTTTTTCATCGTGGGATGGTTTATTTACTGGATGTCTTTAGCCCGGAGACGCGTGGTGTGCAGCAATCCGAGACGGAAACGATTATTGCAGGTCCACATGATGCTTTTGTCGAGTCGGCGCTTACGAACATATCCTTAGTCCGCGGCAGACTCAAAAGCCCGCATCTCAAAATCAGAAAGTATGCTGTAGGTGAAGTATCCAAAACAGCTGTTTATTTGCTCTATATCAAGGATATTGCCAATCCAAAGTTTGTTGACGATATGGAGCGGCGGATTCAAACCATTGAAACGGATGCACTTAACGACGGGGGGATGCTAACCCAATTTATTGAGGACATGCCGAATTCGGTGTTTCCCCAATTCCTGACTACCGAAAGACCGGATGTGATTGCATCCAAGCTCGCTGCAGGACGGGTTGTTGCCATTGTTGATAACAGCCCGACAGCGGTTAGCGCGCCGGCTGCATTTTTTGAATTTTTCTCTTCGCCAGATGATTACTACCAGCGTTGGGCACTCGGTACAGCCCTGCGGCTGCTAAGATATATGGCATTGCTCATCACCATTACCTTTACGGCGTTATATGTCTCTGTGACTACCTTTCATTACGAGATGATTCCAGAAGCACTGCTGAGAACGCTGGCCGAATCACGCAACAGAGTCCCTTTCCCTCCGGTCTATGAGGCGCTGCTGATGGAGATCATGATTGAGCTGCTGCGTGAGGCGGGTGCACGACTGCCTACCAAGATCGGCCAGACCATCGGGATCGTAGGCGGTATTGTAATCGGACAGGCGGCGGTACAGGCCGGTCTGACCAGTAATGTGCTGATTATTGCCGTAGCTTCCTCCGCCATCGCGTCTTTTGTCATTCCCAGCTATATGATGAGCGCTTCGATCCGGCTGATCCGTTTCGGAATTATTATTCTGACCGGCGTTTGGGGCAATATGGGGCTGGTGATGGGGATCGCAGCCGTTGTGATTCATTTATCCGGCCTTACCAGTCTTGGCACGTCCTATGTTATTCCCGTTGCACCGATGAAGTCTGGGGATTGGAAGGATGTATTCATCCGAGCGCCCTTTTCCATGCTCAGAACCCGGCCTTCACAGTCTGCAACCTCTAACCGGGTGAAGCAAACCAACAGAAAGTAG